CGTGCCAGTCGGGCATGTCGCCGAGCCCGGCCCGGTGCCACATCGGCACGTGGTCGTCGTGCTCGAACACCTCGAGCATGTGGTAGCAGGGCCCGCCGAGCAGCCGCTCGAGCGCCAGCTTGAGCGACGTCGTCCCCGTGCGGCCCACCCCGGCCCCGATCACCCGCAACGCCACGTGTCGCCCTCCGGAGGACTGCCGGGAGCGCCCGGCCCGCTGGTGCGGCGGGCACCGTAGCGCCGGTCGCCCCCCGCAGCCGACGCCGGACCGTTCCGCCGGGTAGGCGCCGACGCCGGACTCCGTCGGTACGGACGGGCCGCTGTGGGTGTCGGCCCGGGCCTCGACGCCGGGCGCTTTCGGCACGTACCGGTTGCCGTGGGCGTCGGCCCGGGGCCCGGCCGCCCGACCCCATCGATCCATACGGGCCGGCGGGGGAGCCGGCCGCCGCGGGCGGGAGTGCTAGCGGGCCCGGCGGTACCGGCAGACCTGGACGCCGGTGCCGGCCGTCGTCGCCGAGACCAGCTCGAAGGTCCTGGCCTCGCCGTCGGCCGGGAAGATCCCCTTCCCGCCGCCGAGGACGATCGGCTCGATCATGAGGTTGAGCTCGTCGACGAGGTCGGCGGCGAGCAGCGACCTGACCAGCTGCGAGCTGCCCATCACGTTCACGTCGCCCCCGTCCCGCTCGCGCAGGGCGCCGACCCCCTTCTCGAGGTCGGCCCCCCGGATCAGCGACGTCGGCGCCCAGGTGAGGTCGTCCTCGGTCAGCGTGTCGGAGACGACGTGCTTCTCGACG
This window of the Acidimicrobiales bacterium genome carries:
- a CDS encoding dihydrofolate reductase family protein, which codes for MRIVVSEFISLDGVVQAPGGPEEDTDGGFRHGGWSMPFFDVEVMGSAVDEIAGRADALLFGRRTWQVMAGAWPERAGDPFADWINAVEKHVVSDTLTEDDLTWAPTSLIRGADLEKGVGALRERDGGDVNVMGSSQLVRSLLAADLVDELNLMIEPIVLGGGKGIFPADGEARTFELVSATTAGTGVQVCRYRRAR